CGTTTTGTCATTCTGTTTGCACGTGCTTCTGAACATGCAAGATGAAACCATGCTCGCCGAGAAAGCTACGGCGTAGTCAGGCTGTAAAATCAAGTCACTGATGACACAAATGGTCAGATAGAGAACTATTTGCATGATATAAATTCCAGATGCCAAACAAAACCAAtacaaaatgatttaaaacagtacattattaattatatataactACAGCTGAGTTCTAAGATATATTTAACGACATTTTGATGCCATTATGCTAATGGTATAATGGGTactttccaggttctccagcttcctcccacctccaaaaacatgtacgTCAGGTTAAttagccggtcccaaattggcTGTAGgtgaatgtgtgcgtgcatgtttgtatgtgtatatgtgtggctCCATGATGTACTGGCATCGCGTCCCGattgtcccctgcctcatgctcCCGGTCGGCACCCCCCAGCACCCCGCAACCGGTCACAGTTGATGAAGCAGTTGAAAATGGTGTGGATAGATGGACACAAAAAAAGGTGCTACTATACGCTAAAATATAATACAACCATATGCTATAGGCTACGTTTGACCACTAATAGAGGGAAAGAGCTATGGCGTCAGTTCCTGccagtttgaaatgtttgtgtttgctttgttgcaAATGAGTATGCTCCACATTTCAGTCTAATACATGAAAAGGTCACAAACTGTGCATTCTTCATATCTTGTTGTGGCTTGCATGCGGTTGGTCTTCCTCAGGTCATTGAATTTTTGCTGCAACAGATACATTTCTCTTAAAGTATAGAGCCAGCAATCAAGGCGTGCTCCTTAGTGACTCATCAAAGAAGGCCTGGCGGCCATATGCCACTAGGGGTGTACTCTCCCCAAAAATGACCTCAGTGAAGTTGGGTCGTCTCCAGGCGTAAACCATACTATTAAGGAAGCCTTGCAGGGACACGCTGGCGACCTGAGATAAACAAAAAGATTACTAATAAAACATCAAATCTTCCAATATATCAGAAGATTTGAATTGTCTTCTGGTCTCATTCCTGAAACATACCTGTATGACATAAAGGCCAAAAAGGGTGTGTTGTTTAATGTTTGTCCACAACATCAGGTTCGACAACAAAAGCACTGCAAGAAAAAACACAGGACATCAATCTGTCATGGATTCATCACTGGTGATAGCCATTGCATCAGCCTTACAAGTGTGTGTACCTGGTGTCCAGCAGAATAAAATGACCATGACAATATTTCTTGCTGTAGAAAACACTCCTTTGATTCGTCTTCTTGAACGACCATCTCCCTCCACTGGAAAAAGCCCCTCCTGCTCATGTCTTTCATGCCATTTACCAACCTTATAGTAAATGATCTGAATCCAGAAAATAAGATTTACGTCAGCTTTGCCACATGTTAAAATGCAACACTGCCTGTAAAAACATCGGCAGGCTGTGTAAATTGCAAATTGAAGCAGTCCATTTAATATGTTTGGTacatgataaaatgtaaaatgtgacaAAGAAGAACTCAAATTCTTGAGCATCGAAAGTCTCAGAAGTGTAGATGAAGAATTTgtgtcagttttgttttgtaagaAGAAGATATAAAGCAACACGAACCTGTCCTACATGTTTAGAAATGCTTTGCATTTTATGCGTGACCCATCACTCTCTGCCTTCCCCTACAGTTCTTTGTGTgctgttactaattgcatgcctacaggcccctagtgtgttgtgttcaggggcctgtgttcaactatgtgtgtatgcatcacTAACCTATATATGTAACTGCATGCAATTGTAGTGTGTAGAGtgtaaaaagataatttccccattggagggacaataaagtggatttCCTTTATTCCTATTTTTAATTACATATGAGGTGTCAATGATCTGCAAATCATCTGCGACCCAAAATCGAGTGGTACTATTCAAGCCTTTAGATGGCATTGAAAGTAAATTACAACTTCTGTGCATTCATGCTTTAatcaaaataataacaacacagTTTGGTAGTACTATACTTACAGAGCAGGACACCATCAGTGGTATGACAACAACCAAAAGAAATATTCTTGTTAAAGTGTCATGGATTAActcctggaaataaaaaaaaaatctcttagcACAAACTCACTTTGCAGCCAACCTATCtgaaatgctaataaaataataattacaatgagAAATACAAGAAACATCTGCATAATAGTTTGAAATTGACAGTTCTAAACTCACAGCATCAGAGCAGGAATCACTCCAGATATGCAAGAATAAAAGACAGCTGAAACATAAGAAAGATCCTGAAGctcaaaaacacaaaggaaCAACACCTGCTTCACTTTCACTTCTTGTTTCATCACATTGGCATTAAAGGAATTGATCATGAAGGTTGTACACTCACCTGGTGCAATATTTACTTTCATTATGGAACTGTTCTTCTAGAGGTGTGTCAGTGATTGGAATCAGCACCGTAGTTGTTATAAATGGGGTGAGGACGTATCCTAGGTACATTGTGATGGGGATCAACCTGCGATATTTCAAAAACAGATGCAGCATTAAATAACTTTGCATCTAGGATAAAATTGTTAACATTTAGAAATGTGCTTTAGTACAATAAACTCACCACACCAAGGCACATACAGGTATAGCGACTATTGTCTTTCTACATGGATTCTGTAAAACAGATATGGTGAAAAAAATGCAGCATTAACTCTAACTATTTATAAAGgatttacatgtgtgtgaatgagagagacccaagtgaaagagtgaggttacaaggagaagagacCAAGAAggtggattttaagtacttagggtcaacagtccagagataaagtcagagagaccagactgagatgttctggacatgtccagaggagagatagtgaatgtattggtagagggatgctgagttttgaattgccaggcaggaggcctagaggaagaccaaagaggatgtttatggatgtaatgagggaggacatgaaggtagttggtgtgagagaagaggatgcggaagacagagttagatggaggaaactgattcgctgtggcgaccactGAAGAGAAAATccgaaaggagaaggagaagaagattttaaaaagGATTTCTGAGTGCAGCTGACAGCTCACCTGTGCACCTTCATCTTCTATAGACCTTGTTCTCCAACCTTGAACTGCATTCTTTGACTTCCATGCATAAACCACAACCagcagaaatgaaattaaatagaaCGTCTGGAACAGAACATAACACAGAGAGATATGCATGGATAAATGAAATACCATATGGTTGAATTTAATGTCATTCAGTATCTGTTATTTGAATTTTGCAGTCAAACATTGAAGAATATATACACTACCGTTGAAAAGTTTGGGGTCACTTAGAAATTTCCTTATTTTTGAAAGGAAAGCactgtttttttcaatgaaGATAACTTTAAACTAATCAGAAATACACTCTATACATTGCTAATGTGGTAAATGACTATTCTAGATATTGGTGCAATATCTACATTGGTGTATAGAGGCCCATTTCCAGCAACTATCACTCCAGTGTTCTAATGGTACAATGTGTTTTCTCATTGCATGAGAAGGCTAATGGATGATAAGAAAAACCCTTCTGCAATCATGTTAGCACAGCTGAAAACATCAGCTGGTTAGAGAAACTATAAAACTGACCTTCCTTTGAGCAGGTTGAGTATCTCGAGCATCACATTTGTGAGGTTGATTACATACTCAAAATGGccagaaaaagagaaatttcATGTGAAACTCGACAGTCTATTCTTTTTCTTAGAAATGAAGGCTATTCCATGCGAGAAATTGCCAAAAAACTGAAGATTTCTTACAACGGTGTGTACTACTCCCTTCAGAGAACAGCACAAACAGGCTCTAACCACAGTAGAAAGAGAAGTGGGAGGCCCCGTTGCCCAACTGAGCAAGAAGATAAGTGCATTAGAGTCTCTAGTTTGAGAAATAGACGCCTCACAGGTCCTCAACTGGCAGCTTCATTAATATAGCACCCGCAAAATGTCAGTGTCAACATTCACAGTGAAGAGTGACTCCGGAAGGCTGGCCTTCAGGGCAGAGTGGCAAAGAAAAAGCCATATCTGAGACTGGCCAATAAAAGAAAGATTAATATGGGCAAAAGAACAGACATTGGACAGAGGAAGAttggaaaaaagttt
This region of Antennarius striatus isolate MH-2024 chromosome 4, ASM4005453v1, whole genome shotgun sequence genomic DNA includes:
- the si:dkey-30c15.2 gene encoding transmembrane protein 116, which produces MVKWRHLNKQVHLLAQLALADFLSALILMYTSAINKVDTDNNVTICQYSLPLSLTFYLISFLLVVVYAWKSKNAVQGWRTRSIEDEGAQNPCRKTIVAIPVCALVWLIPITMYLGYVLTPFITTTVLIPITDTPLEEQFHNESKYCTSCLLFLHIWSDSCSDAELIHDTLTRIFLLVVVIPLMVSCSIIYYKVGKWHERHEQEGLFPVEGDGRSRRRIKGVFSTARNIVMVILFCWTPVLLLSNLMLWTNIKQHTLFGLYVIQVASVSLQGFLNSMVYAWRRPNFTEVIFGESTPLVAYGRQAFFDESLRSTP